A stretch of Candidatus Vicinibacter affinis DNA encodes these proteins:
- the bshA gene encoding N-acetyl-alpha-D-glucosaminyl L-malate synthase BshA, whose product MNIGIVCYPTYGGSGVVATELGKALAAKGHQVHFISYKRPARLGSFQTNVYYHEVSTSEYPLFDFKPYDTALTSKIVDVSIHHNLDILHVHYAIPHAIIGFVAREILAKKGKRVPLVTTLHGTDITLVGLDGSFYPVVEFSINESDCVTAVSASLKDDSIRAFNLTREIEVIPNFVDSKRFKPNDNQLLKCRFAKENEKIISHISNFRKVKRIGDIVKSFFEINKTLPSKLLLIGDGPERSGLEDLVRELEIEEKVYFLGKQDAVEDLLAISDLFMLTSEHESFGLSALEAMACSVPVVSSNAGGLPEVNIEGYSGFNCPVGNVQAFIEASLKILSNNEQHAQFKSNAYKQSMKFELGKILPMYESVYWKTLNKI is encoded by the coding sequence ATCAATATTGGTATTGTTTGTTACCCGACATATGGAGGCAGCGGAGTTGTTGCAACAGAATTAGGAAAGGCTTTAGCAGCCAAGGGTCATCAGGTGCATTTTATCTCCTATAAAAGACCCGCCAGACTTGGCTCTTTTCAAACAAATGTATATTATCATGAAGTTTCTACTAGTGAATACCCTCTTTTCGATTTTAAGCCTTATGATACAGCTTTAACAAGTAAAATTGTTGATGTTTCCATTCATCACAATCTTGATATACTCCATGTTCATTATGCAATTCCTCATGCAATTATAGGATTTGTGGCCAGAGAAATTCTCGCAAAAAAGGGTAAGAGGGTCCCATTGGTAACTACTCTGCACGGAACAGACATTACATTGGTTGGTTTAGATGGTTCCTTTTACCCAGTTGTAGAGTTTAGTATAAATGAATCAGATTGCGTGACTGCAGTTTCGGCCTCTTTAAAAGACGACTCAATAAGAGCATTTAATTTAACAAGAGAGATTGAGGTAATTCCTAATTTTGTCGACTCAAAGAGATTTAAACCTAATGACAATCAATTACTTAAATGTCGGTTTGCAAAGGAAAATGAAAAAATCATCAGTCATATTTCAAATTTCAGAAAAGTAAAGAGGATAGGAGATATTGTCAAATCATTTTTTGAAATAAATAAAACACTTCCATCAAAACTACTGCTCATTGGTGATGGGCCAGAGCGATCAGGATTAGAAGATTTAGTAAGGGAGTTGGAGATTGAGGAGAAGGTTTATTTTTTAGGTAAGCAAGATGCAGTAGAAGATCTTTTGGCAATATCTGACTTATTTATGTTAACCTCTGAGCATGAGAGTTTTGGTCTTTCTGCTCTAGAGGCTATGGCATGTTCAGTTCCCGTAGTTTCATCCAACGCTGGGGGTTTGCCTGAGGTGAATATTGAAGGTTATTCAGGATTCAATTGTCCAGTTGGTAATGTTCAGGCATTCATAGAAGCCAGTCTAAAGATCTTAAGTAATAATGAGCAACACGCTCAGTTTAAATCCAATGCATATAAGCAATCTATGAAATTTGAACTTGGTAAAATTTTACCAATGTACGAATCAGTTTATTGGAAAACACTGAATAAGATTTAG
- a CDS encoding acyl-CoA dehydrogenase family protein encodes MANRKDLYEGHDYYNLDEFLSEEHLLARESIRGWVKQEVTPFIEGYTERAECPTHLFKGLAEIGAFGPSLPVEYGGGGMDEIAYGIIMQELERGDSGLRSMASVQGSLVMYPIYRFASEDQKKKYLPKLGAGELIGCFGLTEPDFGSNPAGMVTNVKDDGDCLILNGAKMWITNSPVADIAVVWAKNEEGEILGMVVESDSKGFSAPEMHGKWSLRASITGELVFEDVRVPKNQVFPLVRGLKGPLSCLSKARYGIAWGAIGAGLDCYDTALRYSKERIQFGKPLAAFQLTQKKLAEMITELTKAQLLVWRLGTLANNGKATPAQISMAKRNSVITALNVARESRQILGGMGITNEYPIMRHMMNLETVLTYEGTHDIHLLITGMDVTGINAFN; translated from the coding sequence ATGGCCAATAGAAAGGATTTATATGAAGGACATGATTATTATAATCTTGATGAATTTCTTTCAGAAGAGCATTTGCTTGCCCGGGAATCAATTAGAGGTTGGGTAAAACAAGAAGTTACACCATTTATTGAGGGATATACTGAAAGGGCAGAATGTCCTACGCATTTATTCAAAGGATTAGCAGAAATCGGTGCATTTGGCCCGAGCCTTCCTGTGGAATATGGAGGAGGGGGAATGGATGAGATTGCTTACGGGATCATAATGCAGGAATTGGAAAGAGGTGACTCAGGTTTGCGTTCCATGGCTTCTGTCCAAGGTTCTTTGGTAATGTATCCAATATATCGTTTTGCTTCTGAAGATCAGAAAAAAAAGTATTTGCCAAAGTTGGGAGCAGGGGAACTAATTGGATGTTTTGGACTTACGGAGCCTGATTTCGGCTCAAATCCTGCTGGAATGGTTACAAATGTTAAGGACGATGGAGATTGTCTTATTTTAAATGGGGCGAAAATGTGGATAACAAATTCCCCAGTTGCAGACATTGCAGTAGTTTGGGCAAAGAACGAAGAAGGGGAAATTTTAGGAATGGTTGTTGAAAGTGATTCTAAAGGTTTTTCTGCACCTGAAATGCATGGAAAATGGTCGTTAAGGGCTTCCATAACAGGAGAGCTGGTATTTGAAGATGTTAGAGTCCCAAAAAATCAGGTTTTTCCATTGGTGAGAGGCTTGAAAGGCCCCTTGTCTTGTTTGTCAAAAGCTCGATATGGAATTGCCTGGGGAGCTATCGGTGCAGGGTTGGATTGTTATGACACGGCACTTAGATACTCAAAAGAAAGAATTCAATTTGGAAAACCTTTGGCTGCATTTCAGTTAACACAAAAAAAACTAGCTGAAATGATCACTGAACTGACAAAAGCCCAATTACTGGTATGGAGGTTAGGAACCTTAGCAAATAATGGAAAAGCAACTCCGGCTCAAATTTCAATGGCTAAAAGGAACAGTGTAATAACTGCACTAAACGTGGCAAGGGAGTCTAGACAAATTTTAGGTGGAATGGGTATAACTAACGAATATCCAATCATGCGACACATGATGAATCTTGAAACAGTACTTACTTATGAGGGAACCCATGATATTCATTTGCTTATAACGGGAATGGATGTAACAGGTATTAATGCTTTTAACTAA
- a CDS encoding DMT family transporter encodes MKSETKSYFYVHFAVFLFGFTGILGQLIELPAIILVWWRALLTWVLLIPYMLYSGAFSHFDKQNFKIFSRIGILVALHWICFYGSIKLANASVAMICLATIPVLTAFFEAWTSKKAILWRDAFIGIVTLPGILLINQSIPDNFRLGFFVGLIAAALSALFASYNKKHITKADPILITWIELFSVWIFISVLLPGLYWFKPETAFLPSYNDWWYIILLSLFCTVFAYVLALKAMKFLSAFSVMLAFNMETVYGILLSMIFLQEHKQLGGLFYLGVIIIMVSLFIDPILKKSKNAFSNKELN; translated from the coding sequence ATGAAGTCTGAAACTAAATCTTATTTCTATGTGCATTTTGCTGTTTTTCTATTTGGCTTTACTGGTATCCTAGGGCAACTTATTGAGCTTCCGGCAATCATCTTAGTGTGGTGGCGAGCTTTGTTAACATGGGTTCTTCTCATCCCATATATGTTGTATTCAGGGGCTTTTAGTCACTTTGATAAACAAAATTTTAAAATTTTTTCAAGAATTGGAATTTTGGTTGCCTTGCATTGGATTTGTTTTTACGGTTCAATAAAACTCGCAAATGCTTCCGTTGCTATGATTTGCCTTGCAACAATTCCTGTTTTAACTGCATTTTTTGAAGCTTGGACAAGCAAAAAAGCAATATTATGGAGAGACGCCTTCATTGGCATTGTTACCCTTCCTGGAATATTATTGATAAACCAAAGCATTCCTGATAATTTTCGCTTGGGTTTTTTTGTAGGTTTAATTGCCGCAGCTTTATCTGCTCTTTTTGCAAGCTACAATAAAAAACACATTACCAAAGCTGACCCCATTTTAATAACTTGGATAGAACTCTTTTCAGTTTGGATTTTTATTAGTGTACTTCTACCTGGCTTGTATTGGTTCAAACCGGAAACTGCATTTTTGCCATCCTACAATGACTGGTGGTATATAATCCTTTTGTCTTTATTTTGCACTGTTTTTGCTTATGTTTTGGCCTTAAAAGCCATGAAATTTTTGTCTGCATTTTCGGTGATGCTCGCCTTCAATATGGAAACAGTTTACGGAATTTTACTTTCGATGATTTTCCTTCAAGAACATAAACAATTAGGCGGACTCTTTTATTTGGGCGTGATCATTATCATGGTGAGCCTTTTCATAGACCCCATCTTGAAAAAATCAAAAAATGCTTTCTCAAATAAAGAATTAAATTAA
- a CDS encoding redoxin domain-containing protein has protein sequence MKILNIGDKAPGFTVVSTDKQMVSLSDFAGKNVVLLFFPFAFTGTCTKELCMIKDDITRYSSLNVQIIAISVDSPHSLKKYKEELQLPYVVLSDFNKSISNAYGCLYEEFFLGLKGVSKRSAFVINSEGIIKYEEILENAGDIPNFDLINQTLASLN, from the coding sequence ATGAAAATTTTGAACATTGGAGATAAGGCACCTGGATTTACAGTTGTCTCTACAGATAAGCAGATGGTGAGCCTTTCAGACTTTGCCGGCAAAAATGTAGTCCTATTGTTTTTCCCATTTGCATTTACTGGAACCTGTACAAAGGAGTTATGTATGATAAAAGATGACATTACCAGATATTCTAGCCTCAATGTACAAATTATAGCTATTTCAGTAGACAGTCCTCATAGTCTTAAAAAGTACAAAGAGGAATTGCAATTGCCTTATGTAGTACTTTCTGATTTTAATAAATCAATCTCTAATGCTTATGGTTGTTTGTATGAGGAGTTTTTTCTTGGACTAAAGGGAGTATCAAAGCGCTCTGCTTTTGTAATAAATAGTGAGGGTATAATAAAGTATGAAGAAATTTTGGAAAATGCGGGAGATATTCCTAATTTCGATCTCATTAATCAAACCTTGGCTTCATTAAATTAA
- a CDS encoding ATP-dependent Clp protease adaptor ClpS: MINSNPETWQDLDEEVLIEDHVGEISEIIVFNDDVNTFDWVIECFVDVCNHTFEQAEQLSLMVHFNGKASVKRGAFDALRPMKESLCERGLSAVIEKMKV; this comes from the coding sequence ATGATCAATTCTAATCCAGAAACATGGCAAGATCTAGATGAAGAAGTTCTAATTGAAGATCATGTCGGTGAAATATCAGAAATCATTGTATTTAATGATGATGTAAACACATTTGATTGGGTTATAGAATGCTTTGTCGATGTATGCAATCATACTTTTGAACAGGCTGAGCAGCTTTCCCTTATGGTTCATTTTAATGGGAAAGCCAGTGTCAAAAGAGGTGCTTTTGATGCTCTCAGACCTATGAAAGAATCCTTATGTGAACGTGGATTATCAGCGGTAATTGAAAAAATGAAAGTTTAA
- a CDS encoding leucyl/phenylalanyl-tRNA--protein transferase, with protein sequence MPVFRIPDNKIVFPHPTLANSDGLLGIGGDLSPQRLILAYQNGIFPWSSAGEPISWYCLLPRLILYPSKVNISKSMKVVISRNKFHFTIDQHFKEIMSHCKEIDRKGQKGSWIYNELEESFLELHQLGLAHSIEIWKENVLVGGLYGLAIGKMFCGESMFSKVTSASKFALIVLCRILTENSFELIDCQQDTNHMKSMGAEIMGTSDFLNFLEKNKLYPQANDFWKNYSNQNPIL encoded by the coding sequence ATGCCGGTTTTCAGAATACCGGATAATAAAATTGTTTTTCCACACCCAACTTTAGCAAATAGTGATGGTTTACTCGGAATAGGAGGAGACCTTAGTCCACAAAGGTTAATTTTAGCGTATCAGAATGGAATTTTTCCTTGGAGTTCTGCGGGAGAACCAATCTCTTGGTATTGTCTTTTACCGAGATTGATTCTATACCCTTCAAAAGTTAATATTAGCAAGAGTATGAAGGTTGTAATAAGTCGTAATAAATTTCATTTTACCATTGACCAGCATTTTAAAGAAATAATGAGTCATTGTAAGGAAATCGACAGAAAAGGACAAAAAGGTAGCTGGATTTATAATGAACTAGAAGAATCATTTTTGGAATTGCACCAATTAGGTTTAGCGCATTCCATTGAAATATGGAAGGAGAATGTTTTGGTTGGCGGATTATATGGTTTAGCCATTGGGAAAATGTTTTGTGGCGAATCAATGTTTTCAAAAGTTACCAGTGCATCAAAATTTGCACTTATTGTTTTGTGCCGAATTTTAACAGAAAATTCTTTTGAATTAATTGATTGTCAACAGGATACCAACCACATGAAGTCAATGGGGGCAGAAATAATGGGTACCTCAGATTTTTTAAATTTTTTGGAGAAAAACAAATTGTACCCACAAGCAAATGATTTCTGGAAAAATTATTCCAACCAAAACCCAATACTGTAA
- a CDS encoding TlpA family protein disulfide reductase — MKNLILLSLICSFALLSFKPVANKFPSLSLKTLDGKSCELNQKFSKNKLTVISFWATWCSPCKKELDAMSSHYSEWQKKGIEVVAVTIDDIQQVNKVKPMVQQKSWGYTILSDANKDSLKKLGFQSIPQTFVVDANGQILYTHSGYTPGDEHELEKKLMSFL, encoded by the coding sequence ATGAAAAATCTTATTCTTTTATCTCTAATATGTTCATTTGCTCTGCTTTCATTTAAGCCGGTTGCAAACAAGTTTCCTTCTTTAAGTTTAAAAACTCTTGATGGGAAGTCTTGTGAACTAAACCAAAAGTTCTCTAAAAACAAACTAACCGTGATCAGCTTTTGGGCCACCTGGTGTTCCCCGTGTAAAAAGGAGTTAGACGCAATGAGCAGTCATTACTCCGAATGGCAGAAAAAAGGTATAGAAGTTGTTGCCGTTACTATTGATGATATTCAACAAGTTAATAAAGTGAAACCAATGGTACAACAAAAGAGCTGGGGATATACCATTCTATCCGATGCAAACAAAGACAGCCTAAAAAAACTTGGTTTTCAATCAATTCCACAAACATTTGTAGTGGATGCTAACGGCCAAATACTATATACTCATTCTGGTTACACACCAGGTGATGAACATGAGTTAGAGAAAAAACTAATGTCATTTTTATAA
- a CDS encoding Omp28-related outer membrane protein, whose product MKTQMIYILKFSFLYISLILFLNSCSDWEQPIQLPNSGGIKSSRVLLVEEFTGASCPNCPSGTAELKGIIDKYPDNIVAVGIHSNFLAAPATVGEVDLRTPEAQAIETFLGAWLGKPEAAFNRKKFNNQNGIRIGKPDTWITFVEQELKEVHEAELKISNKYDSTTRELQITLTATALRTIAKPIYIHALITESEISASQKNQTGILKDYVHEHVLRKLITPVAGELLINSLDVGKSVSKTFTYILPPQDRVWVAEHCATVGFISYAEQEKYVIQAAESKIKR is encoded by the coding sequence ATGAAAACGCAAATGATTTATATATTAAAATTCAGCTTTTTGTATATTAGTTTAATTCTATTTTTAAATTCATGTTCTGATTGGGAACAACCTATCCAGTTACCTAACAGCGGAGGAATTAAATCATCCAGAGTTTTATTAGTAGAAGAATTTACGGGAGCCTCATGCCCTAATTGCCCATCAGGAACTGCAGAACTCAAAGGAATAATTGATAAATATCCTGACAATATTGTTGCAGTTGGAATTCATTCCAATTTTCTGGCGGCACCGGCAACGGTCGGAGAAGTTGATTTAAGGACTCCAGAAGCACAAGCAATAGAGACATTCCTTGGTGCTTGGCTTGGAAAACCAGAAGCTGCATTTAACAGAAAGAAATTTAACAACCAAAATGGAATTAGAATAGGTAAGCCCGACACCTGGATCACTTTTGTAGAACAAGAGTTGAAAGAAGTGCATGAAGCTGAACTTAAGATTAGCAATAAATATGATTCAACAACACGCGAATTGCAAATCACCCTAACCGCCACTGCATTGCGCACCATAGCAAAGCCAATTTATATTCACGCATTGATAACAGAATCTGAAATTTCGGCTTCTCAGAAAAATCAAACCGGTATATTAAAGGATTATGTGCATGAACATGTATTACGCAAGTTAATCACTCCTGTTGCGGGGGAATTATTGATCAATTCACTAGACGTTGGTAAGAGTGTTAGTAAAACATTTACTTATATTCTTCCACCTCAAGACAGGGTTTGGGTTGCAGAACACTGTGCAACGGTTGGATTTATAAGCTATGCCGAACAAGAAAAGTATGTTATACAGGCAGCAGAAAGTAAAATCAAACGTTGA
- a CDS encoding ROK family protein, translated as MADLCWGIDMGGTKIEGVVLESKPNFNIISRLRVPTEQAGGYDHVLDQFKILVDMLREQTGKKPVRIGVGTPGIIDTDTQLIKNSNTQCIIGKPMKKDLEKLLGIEVRMANDANCFAMAETHLGVVPDYVINPESVFGVIMGTGVGGGIVVHGKVLNGKHGISGEWGHNCLDESGELCYCGRRGCVETFLAGPWTEKYFHKISGEQKSMKDIYRLYQAGDEFAIQTIDRLIHYFGKAVAVIINIIDPDIIVFGGGLGNLDVLYERGKPEVKKHLFNNDLKTIFAKPKLGDSAGVIGAALL; from the coding sequence ATGGCGGATCTTTGTTGGGGAATTGATATGGGTGGAACTAAGATAGAAGGTGTTGTCTTAGAATCAAAACCTAATTTTAACATTATCAGCAGACTAAGAGTGCCTACCGAACAAGCAGGAGGTTATGATCATGTCTTAGACCAATTTAAAATACTGGTAGATATGTTAAGAGAACAAACTGGTAAAAAACCAGTTAGAATAGGCGTAGGAACACCAGGCATAATTGATACAGATACTCAGCTGATTAAAAACAGTAATACTCAATGCATTATTGGTAAACCCATGAAGAAAGATTTAGAAAAACTTCTGGGTATTGAAGTTCGAATGGCTAATGATGCAAACTGTTTCGCAATGGCTGAAACCCATCTTGGGGTTGTTCCGGATTATGTTATAAATCCTGAATCTGTTTTTGGTGTCATTATGGGTACAGGAGTAGGAGGAGGAATTGTAGTACATGGTAAAGTATTAAATGGAAAACATGGTATTAGCGGCGAATGGGGACATAATTGCCTTGATGAATCTGGAGAATTATGTTATTGTGGACGGAGAGGTTGTGTAGAAACTTTCCTAGCCGGACCGTGGACTGAAAAATATTTCCATAAAATCAGTGGTGAACAAAAATCAATGAAAGACATTTATAGGTTATATCAAGCAGGTGATGAATTTGCCATACAAACAATTGATAGATTAATTCACTATTTTGGTAAAGCTGTAGCTGTAATTATAAACATAATTGATCCTGACATTATCGTTTTCGGTGGTGGATTAGGCAACCTCGATGTGCTTTATGAAAGGGGTAAGCCTGAAGTAAAAAAGCATCTTTTCAATAATGATCTCAAAACTATTTTTGCAAAACCAAAACTTGGTGACAGCGCTGGTGTAATTGGTGCTGCACTTTTATAA
- a CDS encoding carboxypeptidase-like regulatory domain-containing protein produces the protein MRKFLLITVIIIGWTDMVYTQSYKLVQLTGMVMTDSDGDPKPLPFAEISILNTNRGVYSDGKGFFSLVVQNGDTLIFNYVGFKPAYFIVPDSLHKEHYTIFQIMTQDTIFLPQTVVYPWPDKEFFRQEFLAMDISKSLEDIAAANLAQDKIRRLMEITPADGRETSSLYLSQNAQKYYYAGQFKPMQILNPMAWIEFFKAWKRGDFRKKNKFN, from the coding sequence ATGAGAAAGTTTCTTTTAATAACAGTAATTATTATTGGCTGGACTGATATGGTTTATACCCAAAGCTATAAACTTGTTCAGCTCACTGGAATGGTTATGACTGATTCTGATGGAGATCCTAAGCCATTACCTTTTGCTGAAATTAGTATTTTAAACACCAACAGAGGAGTTTATTCTGATGGTAAGGGTTTTTTCTCACTTGTTGTTCAAAATGGCGATACCCTTATTTTTAATTATGTTGGATTTAAACCCGCCTATTTTATTGTTCCTGACAGCCTTCATAAAGAACATTACACAATCTTTCAAATAATGACTCAGGATACTATTTTTCTTCCACAGACTGTGGTTTATCCTTGGCCAGATAAAGAATTTTTCCGTCAAGAGTTTCTAGCAATGGACATTTCCAAAAGTCTTGAGGATATCGCTGCTGCAAATCTTGCTCAGGACAAAATAAGAAGATTAATGGAAATAACGCCTGCGGATGGTCGCGAAACTTCAAGCCTATATCTCTCTCAAAATGCACAGAAATATTATTATGCAGGTCAGTTTAAACCTATGCAGATTCTAAATCCTATGGCATGGATAGAATTTTTCAAAGCCTGGAAAAGAGGTGATTTTAGAAAAAAAAATAAGTTTAACTAA
- a CDS encoding alkaline phosphatase family protein, with protein MLKSFQVFMFCLFVFYSFNQISAQLKSGPMLAYVEHRTAKIWCEVEGEVSLVLRYWPANLPNEAKEAFKTIHKAYSFETVEFDLVDLKAGMDYHYQVYQKKMKIPAAQGDFKTQEIWKWRKSAPDFCFLAGSCNYVNDIEYDRPGRPYGSDSTIFLTMAKEKPTFMLWLGDSWYTREADFQSKWGLWARASHDRATPVLQNFLKSTSHIGIWDDHDYGPNNEGISYHLKEDAREVFKAYFPNPSFGNYGKGIYTKVSYFDVDLFLMDNRTWRSSDNMNPYVGGKPNPEKRMFGTEQMNWLKNSLLNSTNTFKIIVNGSQSLNKTSGGDCWANYPVELEELLDFLELYKISGVLFLSGDKHISEIVKLDRPNNYPLYDITTSSLTAGISKVRGQEINNPLRVKNLILEEHNYGRFSISGPSKERMIKIEFVDMHGKSRKEFVIKENELSYNLK; from the coding sequence ATGTTAAAATCGTTTCAGGTATTCATGTTTTGTTTGTTTGTTTTTTATTCTTTTAATCAAATTAGCGCGCAGCTTAAGAGCGGACCAATGTTGGCATATGTTGAGCACAGAACCGCCAAAATATGGTGTGAAGTCGAAGGAGAAGTTTCATTAGTTTTAAGATATTGGCCAGCAAATTTACCAAATGAAGCAAAAGAAGCTTTTAAAACAATTCATAAAGCTTATTCTTTTGAAACTGTAGAATTTGATTTAGTTGATCTCAAAGCAGGAATGGACTATCATTATCAAGTTTATCAAAAGAAAATGAAAATTCCGGCTGCTCAGGGTGATTTCAAAACCCAGGAAATCTGGAAGTGGAGAAAATCAGCACCGGACTTTTGTTTCCTAGCAGGTAGTTGTAATTACGTTAATGACATTGAATATGACAGACCTGGGAGGCCATATGGATCTGATTCAACCATTTTTTTAACCATGGCAAAAGAGAAGCCGACCTTTATGTTATGGTTGGGAGATAGTTGGTATACAAGAGAGGCTGATTTTCAAAGCAAATGGGGATTGTGGGCACGAGCTTCACATGACCGTGCCACACCAGTTTTGCAAAATTTTTTAAAATCAACCTCACATATTGGGATTTGGGATGACCATGATTATGGACCAAACAATGAAGGAATTTCATATCATTTAAAGGAAGATGCCAGAGAGGTATTCAAAGCATATTTTCCTAATCCGAGTTTTGGTAATTATGGAAAAGGTATCTATACAAAAGTTAGTTACTTTGATGTAGATCTGTTTTTAATGGATAATCGAACTTGGAGAAGTTCTGATAATATGAATCCATATGTAGGGGGAAAACCAAATCCAGAAAAGAGGATGTTCGGAACAGAACAGATGAACTGGCTTAAAAATAGTTTGTTAAATAGTACAAATACCTTTAAGATAATTGTAAACGGCTCTCAATCTCTTAACAAAACATCGGGAGGAGATTGTTGGGCTAATTATCCAGTAGAGTTGGAAGAGCTATTGGATTTTTTGGAACTTTACAAAATAAGTGGAGTGCTTTTTCTTTCGGGAGATAAACATATCAGTGAAATTGTCAAACTAGATAGACCTAACAATTATCCATTGTATGACATTACAACCTCTTCGCTTACTGCAGGAATTAGTAAAGTTAGGGGACAAGAAATTAACAATCCCCTTAGAGTTAAGAATCTTATCTTGGAGGAGCATAATTATGGAAGATTTTCAATATCAGGTCCAAGTAAAGAGAGAATGATAAAAATTGAATTTGTAGATATGCATGGAAAATCTCGAAAGGAATTTGTGATTAAAGAAAATGAACTAAGTTATAACTTAAAATAA
- the yidD gene encoding membrane protein insertion efficiency factor YidD — protein MNWFNWIIIIPIRLYQYLLSPLLGKNCRFQPSCSNYMIEAVKEWGVFYGVFLGLKRISRCHPWGGHGNDAVPKRNKQ, from the coding sequence ATGAATTGGTTCAATTGGATAATTATCATTCCTATACGTCTCTATCAATATTTGCTTTCTCCATTACTTGGAAAGAACTGCAGATTTCAACCCTCCTGTTCGAATTATATGATAGAGGCAGTCAAAGAGTGGGGAGTATTTTATGGTGTTTTTCTTGGTCTAAAAAGGATTAGCAGATGTCATCCATGGGGTGGGCACGGGAATGACGCGGTGCCTAAACGAAATAAACAATAA